The proteins below are encoded in one region of Streptomyces cyanogenus:
- a CDS encoding nitronate monooxygenase, whose product MQTELSRKLGIEHAVFGFTPFPAVAAAISRAGGFGVLGAVRYTAPGDLKRDLDWLDAHAGGRPYGLDVVMPARKVEGVTEADVEAMIPEEHRRFVRDTLAAHGVPELAEGETSGWRITGWMEQVARTQLDVAFDYPIRLLANALGSPPADVVTRAHDRDVLVAALAGSARHARKHQEAGIDVVVAQGYEAGGHTGEIATMVLTPEIVDAVDPLPVLAAGGIGSGRQVAAALALGAQGVWLGSIWLTTTEADLHSPALTRKLLAAGSGDTVRSRALTGKPARQLRTAWTDAWDDPTGPGTLPMPLQGLLVAEAVSRIQKYEVEPLLGTPVGQIVGRMTAERGVQEVFDDLTRGFEKAVDRINRIAGRSGQS is encoded by the coding sequence ATGCAGACGGAGCTGAGCAGGAAACTGGGCATCGAGCACGCCGTCTTCGGCTTCACGCCGTTCCCGGCCGTCGCCGCGGCCATCAGCCGGGCCGGCGGCTTCGGCGTGCTCGGCGCGGTCCGTTACACCGCCCCCGGCGACCTCAAACGCGATCTCGACTGGCTCGACGCACACGCCGGCGGCCGGCCCTACGGGCTGGACGTGGTCATGCCCGCCAGGAAGGTCGAAGGCGTCACCGAGGCGGACGTCGAGGCGATGATCCCCGAGGAGCACCGGCGGTTCGTGCGGGACACCCTCGCCGCGCACGGGGTCCCGGAACTGGCCGAGGGCGAGACCTCCGGGTGGCGCATCACCGGCTGGATGGAACAGGTCGCCCGCACCCAGCTCGACGTCGCCTTCGACTACCCGATCCGGCTGCTGGCCAACGCCCTCGGTTCCCCGCCCGCCGACGTCGTCACGCGCGCCCACGACCGGGACGTCCTCGTCGCCGCCCTCGCCGGCAGCGCCCGCCACGCCCGCAAGCACCAGGAGGCCGGCATCGACGTCGTCGTGGCCCAGGGCTACGAAGCCGGCGGCCACACCGGCGAGATCGCCACCATGGTGCTCACCCCCGAGATCGTGGACGCCGTCGACCCACTGCCCGTCCTGGCCGCAGGCGGCATCGGCAGCGGCCGGCAGGTGGCGGCCGCGCTCGCTCTCGGCGCCCAAGGTGTATGGCTGGGCTCCATATGGCTGACCACCACAGAAGCGGATCTCCACTCGCCCGCCCTCACCCGCAAGCTGCTCGCCGCCGGCTCCGGGGACACCGTCCGCTCCCGCGCCCTGACCGGGAAGCCCGCCCGCCAGCTCCGTACCGCGTGGACCGACGCCTGGGACGACCCGACCGGCCCCGGCACCCTCCCCATGCCGCTGCAGGGACTGCTCGTCGCCGAGGCCGTCTCCCGCATCCAGAAGTACGAGGTCGAGCCGCTGCTCGGCACCCCCGTCGGGCAGATCGTCGGCCGGATGACCGCCGAACGCGGCGTCCAGGAGGTCTTCGACGACCTCACCCGCGGCTTCGAGAAGGCCGTGGACCGCATCAACCGCATCGCCGGAAGGAGCGGCCAGTCGTGA
- a CDS encoding penicillin acylase family protein: MRIRFRRLAVAAVALLTASAALPAAATERPSRQEHPSDGGLSAVIRYTEYGIPHIRARSYADLGFGTGWAQAADQVCVLADGFVTVRGERSRFFGPHAAPDGSLSSAGDNLSSDLYFRGVREAGTVEKLLAEPAPLGPSRQIKDLMRGYAAGYDAWLRQHRTTDPACKGAAWVRPVGTVDVAARFYALAVIGGQGDAVDGITGAQPPTAATTRARGAGPAPDAQALIRALRKRAAGADMGSNAVAFAGGTTADGRGLLLGNPHYPWQGGRRFWQVQQTIPGELDVAGAALLGEPTVAIGYNARVAWSHTVSTGVPFNLTQLTLDPADPTVYLVDGRPVRMTRRTVTVAVKDGPPVTRTQWWTRYGPVVASGDGDLPLPWTATTAFALNDPNAANMRFADTSLAFGKARDTAGVLDSLTRHQGLPWVNTIAADSAGHSLFTQSQVLPRITDDLAGRCSTDLGRDTYPAAGLAVLDGSRGSCALGRDADAVQPGVFGPARMPTLKDAPYAENSNDSAWLANADRPLTGYERIFGAVGTPRSPRTRGALDAVAAMAQRGGLTVRDLQRQQFANRVTVGALAAEDTARACAALPGGVARNKDGKEVDVSAACPVLAAWDRTVGTGSRGALLFDRFWRRIGALVPNARGWKVPFSAADPVHTPNTLDTGAPGFATALADAVTELRTAAIPLDSPLGEHQFVVRNGRRMPVPGGTEALGVWNKVQPLWDPAHGGYTEVVMGSSHIQAVGWNGSGCPVARTLLTYSQSSNPHSPHYSDQTRLFSRQRWVTPRFCEKDILSSPALKVVHVRER; encoded by the coding sequence TTGCGCATCCGCTTCAGACGACTGGCCGTCGCGGCCGTCGCCCTGCTCACCGCCTCGGCCGCGCTGCCGGCCGCCGCGACCGAGCGGCCGAGCCGCCAGGAACATCCCTCGGACGGCGGTCTGTCGGCCGTCATCCGCTACACCGAGTACGGCATTCCGCACATCCGCGCCAGGAGCTACGCCGACCTCGGTTTCGGCACCGGCTGGGCGCAGGCCGCCGACCAGGTGTGCGTCCTCGCCGACGGCTTCGTGACCGTGCGCGGCGAACGCTCGCGGTTCTTCGGCCCGCACGCGGCGCCCGACGGCTCGCTGTCCTCGGCGGGCGACAACCTCTCCAGCGATCTGTACTTCCGGGGCGTCCGGGAGGCGGGCACCGTGGAGAAGCTGCTCGCCGAGCCGGCTCCGCTGGGCCCGAGCCGGCAGATCAAGGACCTGATGCGGGGCTACGCGGCGGGGTACGACGCCTGGCTGCGGCAGCACCGCACCACCGACCCGGCCTGCAAGGGCGCCGCCTGGGTGCGCCCGGTCGGCACCGTGGACGTGGCCGCCCGCTTCTACGCGCTCGCCGTGATCGGCGGCCAGGGCGACGCCGTGGACGGCATCACGGGGGCCCAGCCGCCCACCGCCGCCACCACCCGGGCCCGCGGCGCCGGGCCCGCGCCGGACGCCCAGGCTCTGATACGGGCTCTGCGGAAGCGGGCCGCCGGCGCGGACATGGGGTCGAACGCGGTCGCCTTCGCCGGCGGCACCACGGCCGACGGCCGCGGCCTGCTGCTGGGCAACCCGCACTACCCATGGCAGGGCGGACGCCGGTTCTGGCAGGTGCAGCAGACCATCCCGGGCGAGCTGGACGTCGCCGGCGCCGCGCTGCTCGGCGAGCCCACCGTCGCCATCGGCTACAACGCACGGGTGGCGTGGAGCCACACCGTCTCCACCGGTGTGCCGTTCAACCTGACGCAGCTGACGCTGGATCCGGCCGACCCGACCGTCTACCTGGTCGACGGCCGGCCGGTGCGGATGACGCGGCGGACCGTGACCGTCGCGGTCAAGGACGGCCCGCCGGTGACCCGCACCCAGTGGTGGACCCGGTACGGCCCGGTCGTCGCCTCCGGCGACGGCGACCTCCCACTGCCGTGGACCGCCACGACGGCGTTCGCGCTGAACGACCCCAACGCCGCGAACATGCGGTTCGCCGACACCTCGCTCGCCTTCGGAAAGGCACGCGACACGGCGGGCGTCCTGGATTCCCTCACCCGGCACCAGGGCCTGCCCTGGGTGAACACGATCGCCGCGGACTCCGCCGGGCACTCGCTGTTCACCCAGTCGCAGGTGCTGCCCCGGATCACCGACGACCTGGCGGGGCGCTGCTCCACGGATCTCGGCAGGGACACCTACCCGGCGGCGGGGCTCGCGGTCCTCGACGGCTCCCGCGGTTCCTGCGCCCTCGGCCGCGACGCCGACGCCGTGCAGCCGGGCGTGTTCGGGCCCGCCCGCATGCCGACGCTGAAGGACGCGCCGTACGCGGAGAACTCCAACGACAGCGCCTGGCTGGCCAATGCCGACCGGCCGCTCACCGGGTACGAACGGATCTTCGGCGCCGTCGGCACCCCGCGCTCGCCGCGCACCCGGGGCGCGCTCGACGCCGTGGCGGCGATGGCGCAGCGGGGCGGTCTGACCGTACGGGACCTGCAGCGGCAGCAGTTCGCGAACCGGGTGACCGTGGGCGCTCTGGCGGCCGAGGACACGGCACGGGCCTGCGCCGCGCTGCCCGGCGGTGTCGCCAGGAACAAGGACGGCAAGGAGGTCGACGTCTCCGCGGCGTGCCCGGTGCTCGCGGCGTGGGACCGCACCGTCGGCACCGGCAGCCGGGGAGCGCTGCTCTTCGACCGCTTCTGGCGGCGGATCGGCGCGCTGGTGCCGAACGCCCGGGGGTGGAAGGTGCCGTTCTCGGCGGCGGACCCGGTGCACACCCCGAACACGCTCGACACCGGTGCGCCGGGCTTCGCCACGGCCCTCGCGGACGCGGTGACCGAGTTGCGGACGGCCGCCATCCCGCTCGACTCCCCGCTCGGTGAGCACCAGTTCGTCGTGCGGAACGGCCGGCGGATGCCGGTTCCGGGCGGCACGGAGGCGCTGGGCGTGTGGAACAAGGTCCAGCCGCTGTGGGACCCGGCGCACGGCGGGTACACGGAGGTGGTGATGGGGTCCAGCCACATCCAGGCGGTCGGCTGGAACGGCAGCGGCTGCCCGGTGGCGCGGACGCTGCTGACCTACTCCCAGTCCTCGAACCCCCACTCGCCGCACTACAGCGACCAGACCCGGTTGTTCTCCCGCCAGCGGTGGGTGACCCCGCGCTTCTGCGAGAAGGACATCCTGTCCTCTCCCGCGCTCAAGGTCGTCCACGTGCGCGAACGCTGA
- a CDS encoding acyl-CoA synthetase, whose translation MTQGQGSTVDGVLRRSARRTPARTAVEYGERAWTYEELDEAVSRAASVLLGQGLTVGDRVASYGHNSDAYLIGFLACARAGLVHVPVNQNLTGDDLAYVVGQSGSSLVLADPALADRLPEGVRTLPLRDAEDSLLARLATAPAYDGPEPRTEDLVQLLYTSGTTALPKGAMMTHRALVHEYLSAITALDLSAGDRPAHSLPLYHSAQLHVFLLPYLAVGATNLILDGPDGDRLLDLIEAGRVDSLFAPPTVWIGLAGRPDFATRDLSGLRKAYYGASVMPVPVLERLRERLPRLGFYNCFGQSEIGPLATVLAPDEHEGRMDSCGRPVLFVDARVVDEDGKEVPAGTPGEIVYRSPQLCEGYWDKPEETAEAFRDGWFRSGDLAVRDAEGYFTIVDRVKDVINSGGVLVASRQVEDALYTHEAVAEAAVIGLPDERWIEAVTAVVVPRGEVTEDQLIAHVKERLAPFKAPKRVLFVSELPRNASGKILKRELRDRFGG comes from the coding sequence ATGACGCAGGGACAGGGCAGCACGGTTGACGGGGTGCTGCGGCGCAGCGCCCGGCGCACCCCGGCGCGGACCGCGGTCGAGTACGGCGAACGCGCCTGGACGTACGAGGAACTGGACGAGGCCGTCTCCCGCGCGGCGAGCGTCCTGCTGGGCCAGGGCCTCACCGTCGGCGACCGGGTCGCCTCCTACGGCCACAACTCGGACGCCTATCTGATCGGCTTCCTGGCGTGCGCCCGTGCCGGCCTCGTGCACGTGCCGGTCAACCAGAACCTGACCGGCGACGACCTCGCGTACGTCGTCGGCCAGTCCGGCAGCTCCCTGGTCCTCGCCGACCCCGCCCTCGCGGACCGGCTCCCCGAGGGAGTCCGCACGCTGCCGCTGCGCGACGCCGAGGACTCGCTGCTGGCCCGGCTCGCGACGGCACCCGCGTACGACGGTCCCGAACCGCGCACCGAGGACCTGGTGCAGCTGCTCTACACCTCGGGCACCACAGCGCTCCCCAAGGGCGCGATGATGACGCACCGCGCCCTGGTGCACGAGTACCTCAGCGCGATCACCGCCCTCGATCTGAGCGCCGGCGACCGCCCCGCACACTCCCTGCCGCTGTACCACTCGGCGCAGCTGCACGTGTTCCTGCTGCCCTACCTGGCGGTCGGCGCCACCAACCTCATCCTCGACGGGCCCGACGGCGACCGGCTCCTCGACCTGATCGAGGCCGGGCGCGTGGACAGCCTGTTCGCTCCGCCGACGGTCTGGATCGGCCTGGCGGGCCGCCCCGACTTCGCGACCCGGGACCTGTCCGGGCTGCGCAAGGCCTACTACGGCGCCTCGGTCATGCCGGTGCCGGTCCTGGAGCGCCTGCGCGAGCGGCTGCCGCGGCTCGGCTTCTACAACTGTTTCGGGCAGAGCGAGATCGGCCCGCTGGCCACCGTCCTGGCACCCGACGAGCACGAGGGCCGGATGGACTCCTGCGGGCGACCCGTGCTGTTCGTCGACGCCCGGGTGGTCGACGAGGACGGCAAGGAGGTCCCCGCCGGCACGCCCGGCGAGATCGTCTACCGCTCACCGCAGTTGTGCGAGGGTTACTGGGACAAGCCCGAAGAGACCGCCGAGGCCTTCCGCGACGGCTGGTTCCGCTCCGGGGACCTGGCCGTGCGGGACGCCGAGGGCTACTTCACCATCGTGGACCGGGTGAAGGACGTCATCAACTCCGGTGGGGTACTGGTGGCTTCACGCCAGGTCGAGGACGCCCTGTACACCCATGAGGCGGTCGCGGAGGCCGCGGTGATCGGCCTGCCCGACGAGCGGTGGATCGAGGCCGTCACCGCGGTCGTCGTCCCGCGCGGCGAGGTGACGGAGGATCAGCTCATCGCGCACGTGAAGGAGCGGCTCGCGCCGTTCAAGGCACCCAAACGGGTGCTGTTCGTGAGCGAGTTGCCCCGCAACGCCAGCGGCAAGATTCTCAAGCGCGAGCTGCGCGACCGGTTCGGCGGCTAG
- a CDS encoding acyl-CoA synthetase yields MSAPANTPPAGFWAQAAQDPGRTVLIAPDGEEWTAGRLHAAANRLVHGLRAAGLGRGDAFAVVLPNGAEFVTAYLAASQAGLYLVPVNHHFVGPEIAWIVADSGAKVLVTHERFAGPARAAADEAGLPASHRYAVGTAEGFRPYAELLDGQPESPPEDRELGWVMNYTSGTTGRPRGIRRPLPGKRPEEAYLGGFLGIFGIKPYDDNVHLVCSPLYHTAVLQFAGASLHIGHRLVLMDKWTPEDMLRVIDAHKCTHTHMVPTQFHRLLALPEETRRSYDVSSMRHAIHGAAPCPDHVKRAMIDWWGDCVEEYYAASEGGGAFATAEDWLKKPGTVGKAWPISELAVFDEDGRRLPPGELGTVYMKMNTGGFSYHKDEAKTRKNRIGDFFTVGDLGYLDEDGYLFLRDRKIDMIISGGVNIYPAEIESVLLAHPAVADAAVFGIPHEDWGEEVKAVVEPAPGREPGPELAAALLDHCAGRLAGYKRPRSVDFITEMPRDPNGKLYKRRLRDPYWEGRTRPV; encoded by the coding sequence GTGAGCGCGCCCGCGAACACACCCCCCGCCGGTTTCTGGGCCCAGGCCGCCCAGGACCCCGGCCGAACGGTCCTGATCGCACCGGACGGCGAGGAGTGGACGGCCGGACGGCTGCACGCCGCCGCCAACCGCCTCGTCCACGGCCTGCGCGCCGCCGGCCTCGGGCGCGGGGACGCCTTCGCGGTCGTCCTGCCCAATGGCGCCGAGTTCGTCACCGCCTACCTCGCCGCCAGCCAGGCCGGCCTCTACCTCGTTCCGGTCAACCACCACTTCGTGGGCCCGGAGATCGCCTGGATCGTCGCCGACTCCGGCGCCAAGGTGCTCGTCACCCACGAACGGTTCGCCGGGCCGGCCCGCGCGGCGGCCGACGAGGCCGGGCTGCCGGCGAGCCACCGGTACGCCGTCGGCACGGCCGAGGGCTTCCGGCCGTACGCCGAACTCCTCGACGGCCAACCCGAGTCACCGCCCGAGGACCGGGAGCTGGGCTGGGTCATGAACTACACCTCGGGCACGACCGGCCGCCCGCGCGGCATCCGCCGCCCGCTGCCCGGCAAGCGCCCCGAGGAGGCCTACCTCGGCGGCTTCCTCGGCATTTTCGGCATCAAGCCGTACGACGACAACGTGCACCTCGTCTGCTCGCCGCTGTACCACACCGCCGTGCTCCAGTTCGCGGGCGCCTCCCTGCACATCGGGCACCGCCTGGTGCTGATGGACAAGTGGACGCCCGAGGACATGCTCCGTGTCATCGACGCACACAAGTGCACACACACCCATATGGTCCCCACCCAGTTCCACCGGCTGCTCGCGCTGCCGGAGGAGACACGGCGGTCGTACGACGTCTCGTCCATGCGGCACGCCATCCACGGGGCCGCGCCCTGCCCCGACCATGTGAAACGCGCGATGATCGACTGGTGGGGCGACTGTGTGGAGGAGTACTACGCCGCCAGCGAGGGCGGCGGCGCCTTCGCCACCGCCGAGGACTGGCTGAAGAAGCCCGGCACCGTCGGCAAGGCCTGGCCCATCAGCGAACTCGCGGTCTTCGACGAGGACGGCAGGCGGCTGCCACCCGGTGAACTCGGTACCGTCTACATGAAGATGAACACCGGCGGCTTCTCGTACCACAAGGACGAGGCCAAGACGCGGAAGAACCGCATCGGCGACTTCTTCACCGTCGGCGACCTCGGCTACCTGGACGAGGACGGCTACCTCTTCCTCCGCGACCGCAAGATCGACATGATCATCTCCGGCGGGGTGAACATCTACCCGGCCGAGATCGAGTCCGTCCTGCTCGCCCATCCCGCCGTCGCCGACGCCGCCGTCTTCGGCATCCCGCACGAAGACTGGGGCGAAGAGGTCAAGGCCGTCGTCGAACCGGCGCCCGGCCGGGAGCCCGGCCCCGAACTGGCCGCCGCGCTCCTGGACCACTGCGCCGGGCGGCTCGCCGGCTACAAACGGCCCAGGAGCGTCGACTTCATCACCGAGATGCCCCGCGACCCCAACGGCAAGCTCTACAAGCGGCGCCTGCGGGACCCGTACTGGGAGGGACGTACACGTCCGGTGTGA